The stretch of DNA AGTAATAACCCAGACTTTCggttaaaaaaaaaagatttcaaTTCTTCCAACTTATATGAGATGTAGATCTCTTCTTATTGAGAAATACTATAGATATTTTGATATGGTGTTGCAAGGGAATGGCATCGCACCGACTACCGCCCACGACAATAATACAACAGGGCTTAATTGGCCAAAGCCAGATAACCGTAATTTACAAGAGAAGAACTTACAAGAAACATTGGGGTACAACATACTGAGTACTTTACATCATATAATCATTAACATTATTCTAGATGCATTGATTTCCAAACTGCTTTGGTTGTTCATCTTCATGTCCGATGGCATTACTCAACTGGGCACAGTTGGGAGTAGGCTGGAATGTGGTCTGCTACCCATCGATTTCCAGATTATGTGTTCAAGTTTAGAGCACAATTGCTTATAGAACTGTTGTGAAGACCCATAAGACGAGCTTAGAGCTGGAATAAACGTGAATATGAACTAATTAGCACGTAAAGCATACTAAATTTAGTAAAAATATTGGATAAATGAAAGAGGATTAAATGATACTCGTACTATAGTCAGCATGACAACATAAATAGGTTAACATGGTAAAAGGATGACCTAAAATTAGAAATTGCAAGAGTGATGGGAAAATGATGACTAAGACCATAGTACCTCAAAATGCTCCCGCTCCCATTACCCTTACAATAAGTCTACCATAACCCAATAAATTGCTATGTACTTGAGCTATATACATGCAGTGCGAGACTCTGGTCTAGAGATTCAAATATTAAGATGGATACCTTGTAATTACGAGTATGAACCTTAAGACACATTGATTCAGCAACATCTTTAATCGTCGAAATAATGGCACTTGGTGATTCCCGAACAACAAAGCGAGTTTGCCTTTTCACATAATCTTAATAAATAGGGAATAATTATTTTAACATTATATCTTTAGGCTATAGAAACAGAAAGTGCAGGAACATAAGATGAATAAAACTAATTAGAAAATGCTCAGGCATGCCAGTATGCCACCACACAATTGCTTGTGATTTTCAACAGGGCTGAGGTCTTCCACTAAGCCTAGGCTAGTGTTAGAATTAGTCCTATAAGAAATGAGAATAGTTTTGTCAGGCAAAAGACAGAACATACCTGGCATCTGTCGAATAAAGCTGATAGATTAAGACCTTGAGATAAAGTCATCATCTTAAATGCATTCATAACTAAGGGACCCCTGTCAAGATTCCTAGCTTGCTCACTTACATATTGGTCCTGCAAAATAAATCTTTAAGCTTACAGGTACACCAACGCCGTAGGCAACTAATTGACGACTACGACCGAGCACTAGCAAACATTTATACACTAAATCAGAATACTAGGAGAATAGACGGCCTAAGAAGTGCTGATAATCTTGAAACTAGGAATTATAAAATAAGGGGAAGAACCCGACCTCAATGTCATCGAAGACAACACGAACGTCATCTAGGTTTACTTGTTCTTCTATACCTTGTTGAACAGGAATGTAATTAACCCGAAACCAGAGGTCACTTCTAATCCCTTCAATGGTTATACGCTGCATTAACAAAGGAACAAATTTGCGATGATGAAGAACAGTCACATAACAAGCCATTTCCTTTTTAGATATAGTTTTTCACATTGCTTAACAGAGAACAATGCCTGAATCAATTAAAAGCTGTGTTGCTTCGGAACTCCACTTTGGTCACATGTCGCGTGTGAGACAGTTCGACACTTCAATTTAgtccaaaaaattgaaaacttGCCGGAAAATAACCGTATCTGATACTCCGACACCGTTTTGTGTCAGACACTTGCAGCCGAGTTAGAGTAAAACGGATTAAAAGAATGATCCATGATTGTTACACACTTACAATTAAACATCGAGAAACAAGAGAAAACCATATACTGCAACCCTCCTCAAATTGTCATCTGAATAATTccgttttaatttttagtgtataaAAAAAATGCCTATTCACTAAATCTTATTTTCTTATTCTCATAGTACACGTTCAATAAGGTAAAATCCTATCGTCAATATTTCTCAAAAACAACTACACTGTATGACATACTGGGTGGGACTGTGGGATAGAGCCCATAAAAGGCGTGTTTTACTTCCAGCAAAACAACGACTATAAACTTACTGATTTGTGATTAGGATCAAGTATCTTATCAATCAATGACTTCGCGCCCGGTGAGAACCAAAATGGGCAAGAGAACGTCGCAGAATTAATCTGCAAATACAGAACAAGAACTTAGTAAACAAACAGCAACTTCCACAAGTATATAATATTCGATACGCACGATACACAACGGTATCACTTCATAGTTCCCACTTGCTTCAAATATTAAATATTCTTTATAGGAACAAGGGCAATTAGCGAATGCATTAAACATcacaaaaaatgaaaaatttatgTCCAAGTATATTAGCTACATTGAAGTAGTGAACAACAGAGTTCTATGACTCTGGAAAGGCGGAAAAGACATTACACAAAAATCTACACACACATTTAGTCATAACATAATATCGAGAAATGTGTGCGTACGCGATATGCTGCTCTTATACAGAATAAAAGATTTATACTCCCATAATCTCCCCCACAAAATAAACAGTGTTCCTCATAAAGACTACAATCCGCACAACTTAAAAAGCTAAATATCATCAAATAATGGACAACCAGGTGAAAGGAACAAAAGACCAATGGGACAGGTGAATACAATCCTCCGATTTGGTGGAGGAAGCACCATAAGATGAGAGGTGATACATCACAGTATTTCAGTTTTCCATACACAAAAGACGCCAATGGGGGTCATTTCTAAACTTTCAATGCTGTCCCAAAAAATAGAATCCTGATACTGATCGTTTATGAGCCGCCAGTGGAATGCTCATACACAGTTCTTGGCTCTATGCATCGACTTTTTTTCATTATGATGCACCAGGACTGACTTATTATAAAGACAATCTAACTAGATGAGTGGGAAAACGGTTGGTAGTAAATTAGGCGAGCTCAATTACTCTGCTTCCTTAATGAGCCAAAGCCCTCTAAAGTAGAAAAGATTTGGACGGAAAGGCTCTGCTCCTTTTTTCCTCAACTTCCTCTCTCATGCATTCTATTAGTCTTCTTGGTTTAAAAGATTTCAATTCTTCCAACTTATATGAGATGTAGATCACTTATTATTGAGAAACACTAGACACATTTAGATATGGTCTTGCAAGGAAATGCCACCACACCAACTACCGCCCACAGTATTTTATGATATTTACAAAGTTACGCCACAACAGCTGGTATGTAACAATAAAACACAACTCAATGGGTCAAAGCCGGATAACCGTAATTTACAAGAGAAGAACTTACAAGAAACATTGGGGTACAACATACTGAGTACTTACAGCATACAATCATTGACAATATTCAAGATGAATTGAGTTCCAAACTACTTTGGTTGTTCATCTTCATGTCTGATGGCATTACTCAACTGGTTACAGTTGGGAGTAGGCTGAAATGTGGTCTGCTACCAGTCGATTTCCAGATTATGTGTTCAAGTTTAGAGCACAATTGCTTATAGAACTGTTGTGAAGACCCATAAGATGAGCTTAGAGGTGGAATAAACGTGAATATGAACTAATTAGCACGTAAAACATGCTAAATTTAGTAAAAATATTGTTTTCATGGTAGAACAACTCCATTTTTTCAGTTCAGATGAAGTCAAAGGCTCAATGCTCTTTTGTTTTGCATTAAAGATTAACTCGTTAAATTGGTTGAGCATCTTATTAATTGTGATATAGTAGTCATTCAATTCACAACTAAATTTCCATCATTGTGCAGCAGGATAGCTTAAAGGGGACGGACGGGTGTTCAAAAATGGCCTATATCGCAGAAGGAATACAGAATAATTGCAATAGGAAAGAGAAAGTGGCATATTCTAACCATATGGTATTCAGGAGTGTCACCAGCAGCTTTCCTAACATCCACCATGAAGGGTGATGCTGGAACTTCATAGACCTATAACCAACCATTGCGGAATGAATGCTTGAAATACCAATCATATGTCCAAGAAGAGACTCACCAGAGTCACGAGACTCACCAGAGTCACGAGACTCACCAGAGTCACCACACAGCCACAAAAAAAAGGTATATACACTACTACAAAATGAGTCTATTGCAACCTTTTGCATGCAACACTTACTTTTTTTGTTGCAATTTATAGTAGAGATATTAACTAAACAACACTTATCACAAAAATGTTGCATATACCCCTGTAATGCAACATTTTTGTAAAATTGTTGCATTTTACCACTATATATAGCAACATTATTTTGTAAGGGTTGCATTTAGTGGATGTACTAGCAACACTTTCATAATAATTTGCAATGAGTATTTAATTGAACTCATTAGACTCAATAATTTCTAGCACAATTTTCTTATGAAAATAATAATAGTCGGGTGAAAAAGTTTGGCGGGATcatactccttatcatccaacCAAAGGTAACAGTTTTtttttatcacacttgtcgagacacatTTTGCAacatgaatatctttagttacacattattaaaaattataaaaatatgatattcttatagcattcatgacgataaatcaaacaagatctcagaTTACTAtatttacctttggtttggatgggaggggaTCTAATAAAAAATCTTCTTAC from Silene latifolia isolate original U9 population chromosome 10, ASM4854445v1, whole genome shotgun sequence encodes:
- the LOC141609217 gene encoding CBL-interacting serine/threonine-protein kinase 24-like produces the protein MACYVTVLHHRKFVPLLMQRITIEGIRSDLWFRVNYIPVQQGIEEQVNLDDVRVVFDDIEDQYVSEQARNLDRGPLVMNAFKMMTLSQGLNLSALFDRCQL